In Escherichia ruysiae, a genomic segment contains:
- the pqqU gene encoding TonB-dependent receptor PqqU produces the protein MKIFSVRQTVLPALILLSPSTFAANEQTMIVSAAPQVVSELDTPAAVSVVDGEEMRLATPRINLSESLTSVPGLQVQNRQNYAQDLQLSIRGFGSRSTYGIRGIRLYVDGIPATMPDGQGQTSNIDLSSVQNVEVLRGPFSALYGNASGGVMNVTTQIGEQPPTIEASSYYGSFGSWRYGLKATGATGDGTQPGDVDYTVSTTRFTTHGYRDHSGAQKNLANARLGVHIDDASKLNLIFNSVDIKADDPGGLTEAEWKANPQQAPRAEQYDTRKTIKQTQAGLRYERSLSSRDDMSVMMYAGERETTQYQSIPMAPQLTPSHAGGVITLQRHYQGIDSRWTHRGELGVPVSFTTGLNYENMSENRKGYNNFRLNNGVPEYGQKGDLRRDERNLMWNVDPYLQTQWQLTDKLSLDAGVRYSSVWFDSDDHYVTPGNGDDSGDASYHKWLPAGSLKYAITDAWNVYLAAGRGFETPTINELSYRADGQSGMNFGLKPSTNDTIEIGSKTRIGDGLFTAALFQTDTDDEIVVDSSSGGRTTYKNAGKTRRQGAELAWDQRFAGDFRVKASWTRLDATYRSNVCNAQDCNGNRMPGIARNMGFASLGYVPEEGWYAGTEARYMGDIMADDENTAKAPSYTLVGLFTGYKYNYRNMTIDLFGRVDNLFDKEYVGSVIVNESNGRYYEPAPGRNYGVGVNLAWRFE, from the coding sequence GCCGCGCATCAATTTGTCTGAATCACTGACCAGTGTGCCTGGTTTGCAGGTACAAAACCGGCAGAACTATGCGCAGGATCTACAACTGTCTATTCGCGGATTTGGCTCCCGTTCCACTTACGGTATTCGCGGTATTCGCCTGTATGTTGATGGTATTCCCGCTACCATGCCCGACGGACAAGGGCAAACATCCAATATCGATTTAAGCAGTGTGCAAAATGTGGAAGTGCTGCGAGGCCCCTTCTCTGCCCTGTATGGCAATGCGTCCGGCGGCGTAATGAACGTCACTACCCAAATCGGCGAACAGCCGCCAACCATTGAAGCCAGTAGTTACTACGGCAGTTTTGGTAGCTGGCGCTATGGCCTGAAAGCAACGGGCGCAACGGGCGACGGCACACAGCCTGGCGATGTCGATTACACCGTTTCGACCACGCGTTTTACAACTCACGGCTATCGTGACCATAGCGGCGCACAGAAAAATTTAGCCAATGCCAGACTGGGCGTACACATTGATGACGCCAGTAAGTTAAACCTGATTTTCAACAGTGTGGATATCAAAGCCGATGACCCTGGTGGGTTGACCGAAGCTGAATGGAAAGCGAATCCGCAACAAGCGCCTCGTGCAGAACAGTACGACACGCGAAAAACCATCAAGCAAACTCAGGCAGGGTTGCGTTATGAGCGCAGCCTGAGTTCGCGGGATGATATGAGCGTGATGATGTACGCAGGTGAACGGGAAACGACCCAGTATCAATCGATTCCGATGGCCCCCCAACTTACCCCATCTCATGCGGGCGGCGTAATTACTCTGCAACGTCATTACCAGGGTATAGACAGCCGCTGGACACATCGTGGAGAGCTGGGAGTTCCGGTCTCTTTCACTACTGGCCTGAACTATGAAAACATGAGTGAAAACCGCAAGGGTTACAATAACTTCCGCCTTAATAACGGCGTGCCGGAGTACGGGCAAAAAGGTGATCTGCGCCGCGACGAGCGCAATCTGATGTGGAACGTCGATCCCTATTTACAAACCCAGTGGCAACTAACTGACAAACTATCGTTGGATGCTGGTGTGCGCTACAGCTCCGTGTGGTTTGACTCTGACGATCATTACGTTACCCCGGGTAACGGTGATGACAGCGGTGATGCCAGTTATCACAAATGGCTTCCTGCGGGATCGTTGAAATACGCCATAACCGATGCCTGGAACGTCTATCTGGCAGCCGGGCGCGGTTTTGAAACGCCAACCATTAACGAGCTTTCTTACCGTGCTGACGGGCAAAGTGGCATGAACTTTGGTTTAAAACCGTCCACCAACGACACAATCGAAATCGGCAGTAAAACGCGTATCGGCGATGGCTTGTTTACCGCTGCGTTATTCCAGACTGATACCGATGATGAAATCGTTGTTGATAGCAGTAGCGGCGGGCGTACCACGTATAAAAATGCCGGGAAGACGCGCCGTCAGGGGGCTGAACTGGCCTGGGATCAGCGTTTTGCCGGAGATTTCCGTGTGAAAGCGTCGTGGACGCGGCTTGACGCAACTTATCGCAGCAATGTTTGTAACGCTCAGGACTGTAATGGTAACCGAATGCCCGGGATCGCCCGCAATATGGGCTTTGCGTCATTAGGTTATGTACCAGAAGAAGGCTGGTATGCAGGCACAGAAGCACGTTATATGGGCGATATCATGGCGGATGACGAAAATACGGCAAAAGCGCCCTCTTACACTCTCGTCGGTTTGTTCACCGGTTACAAATATAATTATCGCAATATGACAATAGATTTATTTGGTCGTGTCGATAATTTATTCGATAAAGAATATGTCGGCTCGGTGATTGTTAATGAATCGAATGGTCGATATTACGAGCCTGCGCCTGGGCGGAATTATGGTGTAGGCGTAAATCTCGCATGGCGATTTGAATAA
- the curA gene encoding NADPH-dependent curcumin/dihydrocurcumin reductase produces MGQQKQRNRRWVLASRPHGAPVPENFRLEEDDVATPGEGQVLLRTVYLSLDPYMRGRMSDEPSYSPPVDIGGVMVGGTVSRVVESNHPDYQPDDWVLGYSGWQDYDISSGDDLVKLGDHPENPSWSLGVLGMPGFTAYMGLLDIGQPKEGETLVVAAATGPVGATVGQIGKLKGCRVVGVAGGAEKCRHATDVLGFDVCLDHHADDFAEQLVNACPKGVDIYYENVGGKVFDAVLPLLNTSARIPVCGLVSGYNATDLPSGPDRLPLLMATVLKKRIRLQGFIISQDYGHRIHEFQQEMGQWVKAGKIHYREQITDGLENAPQTFIGLLNGKNFGKVVIRVADDD; encoded by the coding sequence ATGGGTCAACAAAAGCAACGTAATCGCCGTTGGGTTCTGGCGTCGCGTCCACACGGCGCGCCGGTTCCGGAGAATTTCCGTCTTGAAGAAGATGATGTCGCCACGCCGGGTGAAGGACAGGTGTTACTGCGCACGGTCTACCTGTCGCTCGATCCGTATATGCGCGGGCGCATGAGCGATGAGCCATCTTATTCACCACCGGTTGATATTGGTGGCGTGATGGTCGGCGGCACGGTGAGTCGGGTGGTGGAATCTAATCATCCGGATTACCAGCCTGACGACTGGGTGCTGGGTTACAGCGGTTGGCAGGATTACGACATATCCAGTGGCGATGATCTGGTGAAACTTGGCGATCATCCGGAAAATCCTTCGTGGTCACTAGGTGTGCTGGGGATGCCAGGCTTTACGGCTTATATGGGGCTGCTGGATATCGGTCAACCTAAAGAGGGAGAAACGCTAGTGGTTGCTGCAGCAACGGGGCCGGTCGGTGCGACAGTGGGGCAAATCGGCAAACTAAAAGGTTGCCGCGTGGTGGGTGTTGCCGGTGGCGCGGAAAAATGTCGCCATGCCACAGACGTTCTCGGTTTTGATGTTTGCCTTGATCATCATGCAGATGATTTTGCCGAACAACTCGTGAACGCGTGTCCGAAAGGCGTTGATATCTATTATGAAAACGTTGGTGGTAAGGTGTTTGATGCGGTGCTGCCTTTACTCAATACATCCGCGCGTATTCCCGTTTGCGGTTTAGTGAGCGGCTATAACGCCACCGACCTGCCTTCCGGGCCGGATCGTTTACCGCTACTTATGGCTACGGTGCTGAAAAAACGTATTCGCCTGCAAGGGTTTATTATTAGCCAGGATTATGGTCATCGCATCCATGAGTTCCAGCAAGAGATGGGGCAATGGGTGAAGGCGGGGAAAATTCACTATCGTGAACAAATTACCGATGGTTTAGAGAACGCCCCGCAGACATTCATCGGTCTGCTGAATGGTAAAAACTTCGGCAAAGTCGTGATCCGTGTTGCGGATGATGATTAA
- a CDS encoding GNAT family N-acetyltransferase: protein MSIRSARKADCAAIAEIYNHAVLHTAAIWNDQTVDTDNRIAWFEARTLSGYPVLVSEEDGVVTGYASFGDWRSFDGFRHTVEHSVYVHPDHQGKGLGRKLLRALIDEARNCGKHVMVAGIESQNQASLHLHQSLGFVVTAQMPQVGTKFGRWLDLTFMQLQLDDRSEPDSLG, encoded by the coding sequence ATGTCCATCCGTTCTGCCCGCAAAGCCGATTGTGCTGCAATTGCGGAAATTTATAACCACGCTGTACTGCATACGGCAGCTATCTGGAACGACCAGACTGTGGATACAGATAACCGCATTGCCTGGTTTGAAGCACGAACTTTATCGGGTTATCCGGTGCTGGTGAGCGAAGAAGATGGCGTAGTTACAGGATATGCCTCGTTTGGTGACTGGCGTAGTTTCGACGGTTTTCGCCATACCGTGGAACATTCGGTTTATGTCCATCCGGATCATCAGGGCAAAGGTCTTGGGCGAAAATTGTTACGCGCGTTGATTGATGAAGCGCGGAACTGCGGTAAGCATGTGATGGTTGCCGGCATAGAATCACAAAATCAGGCGTCGTTGCATCTGCACCAGTCGCTGGGATTTGTCGTCACAGCGCAAATGCCCCAAGTTGGTACTAAATTTGGTCGCTGGTTGGATCTCACCTTTATGCAATTGCAGCTTGACGATCGTAGCGAACCGGACTCACTTGGATGA